In Rhodobium gokarnense, the genomic stretch GCATCGTCGCCGCGATCCGGTCGACCCGGCGGGTCGGGCCGACGGAGATCAGGAAGCCGCCGGCAAGCGCCAGCAGCGTCGTCACCAGCCCGCCCCAGAGCATCGCCGACAGGATGGTCTCCTGGGTCTCGTGCAGGTCGTGCAGATTGCGCCCGATCATGATCTCGAACGGTCCGATGCGCTCGCCGAGGCTGAGGAGCAGGATCTCGTGGCTGGGGTCCTGCGCCGCCGCTTCCTGCATGTCCGCCGACTGCCCGAGGCGATCGGCGGAGATCTCGCGCTTAGCCCAGCCGTCGCGCCAGAGATCGGCCGGGATATTGCCGCCGGTGAGGGGCCCGTTCGGCTCGCGGTACAGCAGGAAGCGGTTCGGGGAGGCGCGTTCGCCGAGTTCGCCGATCTCGTGCCGCAGCTCGGCCTCGCCGCCGGTCCGGAACGCCTGTCGCAGCTCCCGCATGTCGTCGCCGACGGCCGAGCGCAGGATGCCGGCCATTTCCGAGGAGGCGACGAAATAGGTCGTGCCGAGGATGGCGAGCACGGAGCCGAGGAAAAACACCGTGTAGATCAGCGCCACACGGAACGAGATCGAGCGGAGTTCCCTAGGAAGGAACATTGAGGATGTATCCCGAGCCGCGGATCGTCTTGATCATCTCGGTCCCGAAGGGCTTGTCCACCTTGGAGCGCAGCCGGCTGACATGGGTCTCCACGACGTTGGTCTTCGGATCGAAATGGAAATCCCAGACCCGTTCCAGCAGCATGGTCCGGGTCAGCACCCGGCCGCGATTGCGCATCATGTATTCCAGCAGTCGGAATTCGCGGGGCTGGAGATCGATGGCCTGGCCCTGGCGCTTCACCCACCGTGAGATGACGTTCATCTCCAGGTCGCCGACCTTCAGGACGGTCTCTTCCTGGCGCAGCGGCGAGCGGCGGGCAAGGGCGTTCAGCCGGGCCATCAGTTCGGAAAACGCGAACGGCTTGGCGAGGTAGTCGTCAGCGCCGGCCTCCAGCCCCTCGACCCGGTCGTCGAGGCCGGAGACCGAGGTCAGGAAGATGATCGGCGTATCGCGCCCGGCCGAGCGCAGGGCGCGCACGATCGACAGGCCATCGAGCCCCGGCAGCATGCGGTCGACCACCACGGCATCGTAGTCGCGCGTGCAGGCGAGCTCGAGCCCCATCGGCCCGGACGCCGCCAGATCGGAATCGTGGCCTTCTTCCTGCAACCCGCCGGCGACATAGTCGGCGGTCGAGCGATCATCTTCGATGATCAGAACCTTCATCTGCCCTTCCCTGGACGTCGATCGGTCCCGCGGATGCCACCTGGTTCGATGCGACGAACCGCTGGAACGCGCGGTCCATGGCACCGGTGCGGCTCCAGAGCCACGGGAAATGACCATAGGCGAAGGATAGCTGATCGTCGGCCAGAGCGGCAGCTTTTCCTGCCACGGCATATTCGTAGATCGCCGCGGCAAGGCCGGTCCGGTCCGCGCCGCCCATGCAGTGGATGAGGAGGGGCTTGGGCGCGCTTTCCAGCGCCTGCTCGATGGCCGCGAGGGTCTCCAGGCGCGGCTCCTTATCGGCGGAAATATGGATCGACAGATGGGAAACCCCGTTCCGGCGCGCGACATCGGCCTCCGCTTCGTACCAGGGCGCAT encodes the following:
- a CDS encoding response regulator transcription factor, with protein sequence MKVLIIEDDRSTADYVAGGLQEEGHDSDLAASGPMGLELACTRDYDAVVVDRMLPGLDGLSIVRALRSAGRDTPIIFLTSVSGLDDRVEGLEAGADDYLAKPFAFSELMARLNALARRSPLRQEETVLKVGDLEMNVISRWVKRQGQAIDLQPREFRLLEYMMRNRGRVLTRTMLLERVWDFHFDPKTNVVETHVSRLRSKVDKPFGTEMIKTIRGSGYILNVPS
- a CDS encoding tyrosine-protein phosphatase; the encoded protein is MPFPSKLLKHALVALVVIVGPAAGYAGYLRVSGNIHAVEPGVVYRSGQLDAGQLKRLLDAKGIRSILNLRGAYPDAPWYEAEADVARRNGVSHLSIHISADKEPRLETLAAIEQALESAPKPLLIHCMGGADRTGLAAAIYEYAVAGKAAALADDQLSFAYGHFPWLWSRTGAMDRAFQRFVASNQVASAGPIDVQGRADEGSDHRR